A portion of the Nitrospirota bacterium genome contains these proteins:
- a CDS encoding UPF0175 family protein, which produces MATKTLSIRINDDDFKFLSSRAKEERGDMSTAVRELVDLGRTMLTVEKYRKKEVSLERAARLAGVSLSKMMDLLAEYGVEANLEYEDYLKGLKTIRKVW; this is translated from the coding sequence ATGGCGACAAAAACTTTGAGCATACGCATCAATGACGACGACTTTAAATTTCTTTCTTCCCGGGCAAAGGAAGAGCGGGGCGACATGTCCACCGCTGTGCGGGAATTGGTGGACCTCGGCAGGACCATGCTCACCGTGGAAAAGTACAGAAAGAAAGAGGTGTCCCTGGAACGGGCCGCGCGACTGGCCGGGGTGTCGCTCTCGAAGATGATGGACCTGCTCGCTGAATACGGCGTCGAGGCCAATCTGGAATACGAAGACTATCTCAAGGGACTCAAGACGATCCGTAAAGTGTGGTGA